A stretch of the Capsicum annuum cultivar UCD-10X-F1 chromosome 10, UCD10Xv1.1, whole genome shotgun sequence genome encodes the following:
- the LOC124887720 gene encoding uncharacterized mitochondrial protein AtMg00810-like: MVVILVYVDDFSITGDNITMINKAKATLHQEFKLKDLGKLKYFLGIEVLKFAAGVILNQMKYILELISEIGLAGAKPAPTPLEVNAMLTSVEFDKATSTTGDVVLRDIISYQILVGKLMYATITRLDISYGVQILSQFTQQPKRSHLEAANRVIRYLKGIVGWGVWLKAQPTADLM; the protein is encoded by the coding sequence aTGGTTGTAATCTTGGTATATGTGGATGATTTTTCCATCACTGGTGACAACATTACTATGATCAATAAAGCAAAAGCAACCTTGCATCAGGAGTTTAAGCTCAAAGATTTGGGAAAGCTCAAATATTTCTTGGGAATAGAAGTGTTAAAATTTGCAGCTGGGGTCATATTGAATcagatgaagtatattttagagCTCATTTCAGAGATTGGATTAGCTGGGGCTAAACCTGCACCTACCCCATTAGAAGTTAATGCCATGTTAACCTCAGTTGAGTTTGATAAAGCAACAAGTACCACAGGGGATGTTGTTCTCAGGGACATTATTTCTTATCAAATATTGGTTGGGAAGTTGATGTATGCAACTATAACTAGACTTGATATTAGCTATGGTGTGCAGATCTTAAGTCAATTTACACAACAGCCTAAAAGGTCTCATTTGGAAGCTGCTAATAGGGTAATCAGATACTTAAAAGGAATAGTAGGCTGGGGTGTTTGGCTTAAGGCTCAGCCTACTGCAGATCTTATGTGA